GGTCCAGCCGGCGCCGCGTTCGTGCACGCGCAGGCGCAGGTGGCTGCGATCCAGCCGTTGCACGAAGCCGGCGTTGGCGCCCTGCGTGAAGCGCGGATGTTTCGTCAGCAGAGGGCCGAGCCGCTGCAGCGCGGGGTCGGCGAGGTCGTCCACCGCCACCACCGCATGCGGGTTGCCCATCGACACCGCGCCGATGTCCAACGTCTCGCCGGCCAGGTCGATCGCGTAGCGGTCGGCCACGGCGTCGGCCGCGAACGGAATCCGCGCGGGTTCGAACACCGGCTCGCCCATGTCCACGGTGACCTGGTTGGCGCCGAGCGGGCGTACCGTCACCGGGCCGGACGGGCTCTCGATCATCACGTCCTGGCCGATCGCCAGCGCACCGGCACGATGCAGCCACGCCGCCACGCAGCGCACGCCGTTGCCGCACTGGCCGGACGGCGAACCGTCGGCGTTCCAGATGCCGTAGTAGAACGCGCAGGCCGGGTTGCGCGCCGGCTCGATGCTCAGCAGCTGGTCGAAGCCCACCCCGGTATGACGGTCGGCCAACGCACGGATCTGCGCCGCGTCCAGCGAAAAGCCGCCGTGGCGGCAATCCAGCACGACGAAGTCGTTGCCGATGCCGTGCATCTTCCAGAAGCGCAATTGCATGGACGGCCGCCGCTCAGTGCTGGCCGGCCGCCGGGTCAACGACGCTGGCCGGCACCGCGGGCACCGCCGGTTTCACCGTGGTCGATGCCGCCGCGGGTTGACGCGACGGCAGCACCAGCGGCCCCTTGTTGCCGCAGCCGGCAAGCGTGGCGATGGCGAGGCAGAACGGCAGCAGCAAGAAGGATCGGCGCATGGTCGGGATTCCTGAAGACGGAGGCAGTATAGCGAGGCGCGACGGGTCGGCCGCGGCATCGCCCGTTATGATGCGCATACGAAGTGCACGACGCGGCAACGAGGTGATGACGATGGACTGGAGCGCGCTGCTGCGCATGCCGATGACCGTGCTGCTGGTGCTGGCGGCGGTGT
This genomic stretch from Rhodanobacter thiooxydans harbors:
- the lptM gene encoding LPS translocon maturation chaperone LptM, with the protein product MRRSFLLLPFCLAIATLAGCGNKGPLVLPSRQPAAASTTVKPAVPAVPASVVDPAAGQH
- the dapF gene encoding diaminopimelate epimerase, whose protein sequence is MQLRFWKMHGIGNDFVVLDCRHGGFSLDAAQIRALADRHTGVGFDQLLSIEPARNPACAFYYGIWNADGSPSGQCGNGVRCVAAWLHRAGALAIGQDVMIESPSGPVTVRPLGANQVTVDMGEPVFEPARIPFAADAVADRYAIDLAGETLDIGAVSMGNPHAVVAVDDLADPALQRLGPLLTKHPRFTQGANAGFVQRLDRSHLRLRVHERGAGWTLACGTGACAAMAVLRRRGEVDDAVAVELPGGTLRIDWAGPGHTLWMTGPAAFAFEGEWPVPAVD